One part of the Tolypothrix sp. PCC 7910 genome encodes these proteins:
- a CDS encoding ParB/RepB/Spo0J family partition protein: MIKKRPEVPKMRGVEDLITMDVEASAATTISIDKIRVAKKQPRRWFDPEKMSQLVQSVQEHGILEPLLVRPLGNGEYELIAGERRLRAGKEAGLTEVPIVSKELSDRQALQIALLENLQREDLNPVEEVEAILELLAINLDVSTLDVKSILNVAANAKKRDLELTGNVSRQLEKIEIILAGIGRFNAESFRTSRLPLLSLPADVLEVLRQGQLEFTKALTIARVKNEQQRADVLSSAITQHLSLTQIKQLINQLQSSETTPEATPEKVVSKRYAEIGKRLQQAKVWKDDKKRKKLERLLNELEKLLDESEMLNK; the protein is encoded by the coding sequence ATGATCAAAAAACGCCCAGAAGTTCCAAAGATGCGTGGCGTTGAAGATTTAATAACTATGGATGTGGAAGCATCTGCTGCTACTACCATTTCCATTGACAAAATTCGAGTTGCCAAAAAACAACCACGCCGTTGGTTCGACCCGGAAAAAATGTCACAGCTTGTGCAATCGGTACAAGAACACGGTATTTTAGAACCCTTGTTAGTTCGTCCGCTCGGTAATGGAGAATATGAATTAATTGCAGGAGAAAGGCGGCTGAGGGCAGGAAAGGAAGCTGGATTAACTGAAGTCCCAATTGTTAGTAAAGAACTGAGTGATCGCCAAGCTCTGCAAATCGCTTTACTCGAAAATTTACAGCGCGAAGACCTCAACCCAGTAGAAGAGGTTGAAGCCATACTAGAACTGCTGGCAATAAATCTGGATGTCAGCACTCTTGACGTAAAATCGATTCTAAACGTTGCTGCCAATGCAAAAAAACGTGATTTGGAATTGACGGGAAACGTTTCCCGTCAACTTGAAAAAATTGAAATTATCTTGGCAGGTATTGGGAGATTTAATGCGGAAAGCTTTCGTACAAGCCGCCTGCCGTTACTCTCTTTGCCAGCAGATGTACTGGAAGTACTACGCCAAGGTCAGCTTGAATTTACTAAGGCACTAACAATAGCACGAGTCAAAAACGAGCAACAGCGTGCTGATGTACTCTCCTCAGCAATTACTCAACATCTGTCATTAACTCAAATCAAGCAATTAATCAACCAACTGCAATCATCAGAAACCACACCAGAAGCGACACCAGAAAAGGTAGTGAGCAAACGCTATGCAGAAATAGGTAAGCGTTTACAACAAGCCAAGGTATGGAAAGACGATAAAAAACGCAAGAAATTAGAACGGCTGTTGAATGAGTTAGAAAAGTTGCTCGATGAATCCGAGATGTTGAATAAGTGA
- a CDS encoding ParA family protein yields MTKVIAVFNQAGGVMKTSLTMNLGYQLHQKKHRTLLIDMDPQGSLTTFMGLEPHELEQIVGDVILNEEMSLPIQRDLHGMDLLPANISLSAVELQLASVMARETRLKQALEPIRAQYDFILIDCPPSLGVLSILALTAGTHVLIPIQTHFKAFKGTELLLDTIKQVRKHVNPQLAIAGIVPTLYSNANQDKVILEALEQQLSPLAKVYPAIPRATAFADAAMSRQPLAVYAPKHPSVTVLKKIAQGMEKL; encoded by the coding sequence GTGACTAAAGTCATCGCAGTATTCAACCAAGCCGGTGGAGTCATGAAAACAAGCCTCACCATGAACCTCGGCTACCAACTACACCAGAAGAAACATAGAACACTTCTCATAGACATGGACCCACAAGGAAGTCTCACAACTTTTATGGGTCTAGAACCGCACGAACTTGAACAAATTGTTGGTGATGTGATTCTCAATGAAGAAATGTCATTACCAATTCAACGAGATTTACATGGCATGGATTTATTACCAGCCAATATTTCATTAAGTGCTGTGGAACTACAGCTAGCTAGTGTGATGGCGAGGGAAACTCGCCTTAAGCAAGCTTTAGAACCTATCCGCGCTCAATATGATTTCATTCTCATCGATTGTCCGCCATCCTTGGGAGTGTTGAGCATTTTAGCTTTGACAGCAGGAACCCATGTTTTAATTCCTATCCAAACTCACTTCAAAGCTTTCAAGGGCACGGAATTACTACTTGACACAATTAAACAGGTGCGAAAACATGTTAATCCTCAGTTGGCAATTGCAGGCATAGTTCCGACACTTTACAGCAACGCTAATCAAGATAAGGTAATTTTAGAAGCTCTAGAACAACAGTTATCTCCTCTAGCTAAGGTATATCCTGCGATTCCTCGTGCTACTGCATTTGCTGATGCAGCCATGAGCCGTCAGCCCCTGGCTGTTTACGCACCCAAGCATCCATCAGTTACAGTTTTAAAGAAAATTGCTCAAGGTATGGAGAAGCTGTAA
- a CDS encoding nuclease A inhibitor family protein, producing MTNTNSEIIALLKKASEGLLFMSESEYPFLVFLWSGIAPVTPEKVVQQTDHSPDTLVKVIAVDDFFRVATKEEDWHSPSEQETVKKFQNLVQVIKANLSNPQVYRLGSKEADVYILGTTPSADLAGLSTQVVET from the coding sequence ATGACTAATACAAATTCAGAAATTATTGCGCTTTTAAAAAAAGCATCTGAAGGTTTGTTATTTATGAGCGAATCTGAATATCCATTTTTAGTGTTTCTTTGGTCAGGTATCGCACCTGTAACACCAGAAAAAGTTGTGCAACAGACAGATCATTCCCCAGATACACTTGTCAAAGTAATAGCAGTTGATGATTTCTTTAGAGTAGCGACAAAAGAAGAAGATTGGCATAGCCCTTCTGAGCAAGAAACTGTGAAAAAATTCCAGAATCTAGTGCAGGTAATTAAAGCCAATCTCAGTAACCCACAAGTATATCGCCTTGGTAGCAAAGAAGCTGATGTTTATATTCTAGGAACCACGCCATCAGCTGACTTAGCAGGACTTTCCACTCAAGTTGTAGAAACTTGA
- a CDS encoding aminoglycoside phosphotransferase family protein, translating into MSFLLSSQNVFEYLEQHNISTQVEEYSGQIEHKVARNFNLLLSLPDNRTIIIKQECYRPDGKTTGGFINEWRIQEFLQQFPSLNHLHPFVPELIHFNETDSIIIFNYLKEHCDLIDFYTKSNVFPPAIASAIGSTIAAFHRATLNHQEYRDFFGEGREDAPLNGGIPYIIRKFDRISPEIFGQVPGDGLKFFALYQRYDSLRDAIAELTDTIMPYCLTHNDLKLNNILLHNNWQQILAEKSAKDSVLRIIDWERCSWGDPAFDIGMLVGSYLLLWLKSLVVSKSIDIEDSLRMAVTPLENLQPSIAALVSTYFANFPEILEYCPRFLHRVMRFSGLALILHIQATLQHRKTFGNTGICILQVAQGLLCSPEQFMSAVFGAATSEIVGLQPALT; encoded by the coding sequence ATGTCATTTTTGCTAAGCTCACAAAATGTTTTTGAGTATTTAGAACAGCATAATATTTCTACTCAAGTAGAAGAATATTCAGGGCAGATCGAGCATAAAGTTGCTCGAAACTTTAACCTATTGTTGAGTTTGCCTGATAATCGCACGATAATTATCAAACAAGAATGTTATAGACCTGATGGAAAAACAACAGGTGGATTTATTAATGAATGGCGGATACAGGAATTTTTACAACAATTTCCATCATTGAATCACCTTCATCCATTCGTTCCAGAACTAATCCATTTTAATGAAACAGACTCAATTATTATTTTCAATTACCTCAAAGAGCATTGCGACCTGATTGATTTTTATACCAAAAGCAATGTTTTTCCACCTGCGATCGCATCTGCTATTGGCAGCACCATAGCAGCATTTCATCGAGCAACCCTCAATCATCAGGAATATCGTGATTTCTTTGGCGAGGGGCGCGAAGATGCACCGCTAAACGGCGGTATTCCTTACATTATTCGCAAATTTGATCGCATTAGTCCTGAAATTTTTGGTCAAGTACCTGGGGATGGTTTGAAATTCTTTGCCCTATACCAGCGTTACGATAGTTTGAGAGATGCGATCGCAGAACTGACGGATACGATCATGCCTTATTGTTTAACGCACAATGACCTCAAGTTGAACAATATCTTGTTGCACAATAATTGGCAGCAAATTCTGGCAGAAAAGTCTGCAAAAGACAGTGTACTTCGCATTATCGACTGGGAGCGTTGTAGTTGGGGTGATCCAGCTTTTGATATTGGGATGCTAGTGGGCAGTTATCTGCTTCTGTGGTTAAAGAGTTTAGTAGTGAGTAAATCTATTGATATTGAAGACTCTTTACGCATGGCGGTTACACCACTGGAAAACCTACAACCATCGATTGCTGCCCTCGTAAGTACTTATTTCGCCAATTTTCCAGAAATCCTTGAGTATTGTCCTAGATTTTTGCACAGGGTGATGCGTTTTTCTGGTTTGGCGTTGATTCTGCACATTCAAGCAACGCTTCAGCACCGCAAAACCTTTGGAAATACAGGAATTTGTATCCTTCAGGTGGCGCAAGGTTTACTTTGCAGCCCAGAACAATTTATGTCGGCAGTGTTTGGGGCTGCTACATCGGAAATTGTGGGTTTGCAGCCTGCTCTTACTTAA